In one window of Frigoriglobus tundricola DNA:
- a CDS encoding glutamine synthetase III family protein — translation MPNPRQAALQAIATTEYDLNQIDFRSEHLKELFGVLVFSEEVQKARLPKPVFKALQKTIKLGAQLTDPAVADAVASAMKDWAIEHGATHFTHLFQPMTGLTAEKHDSFLSPTGTGAAVAEFSGKELVKGEPDASSFPSGGIRATFEARGYTGWDPTSPAYIRESPNGATLVIPTVFVSWTGEALDKKTPLLRSMEALSAQAIRILRLFDNHDAVKVFATVGPEQEYFLIDKNFLYARPDLLNCGRTLFGAKPPKGQELEDQYFGTIPERVLACMSECEAEMFKLGIPVKTRHNEVAPSQYEIAPIFEDANLATDHNQLTMDVMRRTAEKYGLVCLLHEKPFAGINGSGKHNNWSMSTDTGENLLNPGDTPHDNAQFLVFCVAVIRAVAKYPELLRVTVASAGNDHRLGANEAPPAIMSIFLGDQLQDIMDQLEKGKPEKTLPGGFMEVGASVLPKLPRDAGDRNRTSPFAFTGNKFEFRAVGSSFSIAGPNTVLNTIVAESLDFIATNLEAAVKKGTPLNKAIQDLLPGILKESKKVVFNGDGYSEEWHKEAERRGLPNLKNTVDALPVIVRKDSLELFTKYKVYSERELQSRYNIFAEKYVKEVSIEAATMINIAKTLILPAALRYQGEVATAVNATKSAGVDAGAQFDHLKGLTKAITDFQTATKELETAVHHKHSGEPYTDAKAIRDTVLPKMVELRTLGDALETIVADDLWPLPTYREMLFIK, via the coding sequence ATGCCGAACCCGCGTCAGGCCGCGCTCCAGGCGATCGCGACCACCGAGTACGACCTCAACCAGATCGACTTCCGCTCCGAACACCTGAAAGAACTGTTCGGGGTGCTGGTGTTCAGCGAAGAAGTCCAGAAGGCCCGGCTCCCGAAACCGGTGTTCAAGGCCCTTCAGAAGACCATCAAGCTGGGGGCGCAGCTCACCGACCCGGCCGTGGCCGACGCGGTCGCCAGCGCCATGAAGGACTGGGCCATCGAGCACGGGGCCACGCACTTCACCCACCTGTTCCAGCCGATGACCGGCCTCACCGCCGAGAAGCACGACAGCTTCCTCTCGCCCACGGGCACGGGCGCCGCGGTGGCCGAGTTCAGCGGCAAGGAACTCGTCAAGGGCGAGCCGGACGCCTCGAGCTTCCCGTCCGGCGGCATCCGCGCCACGTTCGAGGCCCGCGGCTACACCGGCTGGGACCCGACCTCGCCCGCGTACATCCGCGAGTCCCCGAACGGGGCCACGCTCGTCATCCCGACCGTGTTCGTCTCGTGGACCGGCGAGGCACTCGACAAGAAGACGCCGCTGCTCCGCAGCATGGAGGCGCTGTCGGCCCAGGCGATCCGCATCCTCCGGCTGTTCGACAACCACGACGCCGTGAAGGTGTTCGCCACCGTCGGGCCGGAGCAGGAGTACTTCCTGATCGACAAGAACTTCCTGTACGCCCGCCCGGACCTGCTCAACTGTGGGCGGACGCTGTTCGGCGCCAAGCCGCCGAAGGGCCAGGAACTCGAGGACCAGTACTTCGGCACCATCCCGGAGCGGGTGCTAGCGTGCATGTCCGAGTGCGAGGCCGAGATGTTCAAGCTCGGCATCCCGGTGAAGACGCGGCACAACGAGGTGGCCCCGAGCCAGTACGAGATCGCGCCGATCTTCGAGGACGCGAACCTGGCCACCGACCACAACCAGCTCACGATGGACGTGATGCGGCGCACCGCCGAGAAGTACGGGCTCGTGTGCCTGCTGCACGAGAAGCCGTTCGCCGGCATCAACGGGAGCGGCAAGCACAACAACTGGAGCATGTCCACTGACACCGGCGAGAACCTGCTCAACCCGGGCGACACGCCGCACGACAACGCCCAGTTCCTCGTGTTCTGCGTCGCCGTGATCCGGGCCGTCGCGAAGTACCCCGAGCTGCTCCGCGTGACGGTGGCGAGCGCGGGCAACGACCACCGGCTCGGCGCCAACGAGGCCCCGCCGGCGATCATGAGCATCTTCCTGGGCGACCAGCTCCAGGACATCATGGACCAGCTCGAGAAGGGCAAGCCCGAGAAGACGCTGCCGGGCGGGTTCATGGAGGTGGGCGCGAGCGTGCTGCCCAAGCTGCCCCGCGACGCCGGGGACCGGAACCGGACCTCGCCGTTCGCGTTCACCGGTAACAAGTTCGAGTTCCGCGCGGTCGGGTCGAGCTTCAGCATCGCCGGGCCGAACACGGTGCTGAACACCATCGTCGCCGAGTCGCTGGACTTCATCGCGACCAACCTGGAAGCGGCGGTCAAGAAGGGCACGCCGCTGAACAAGGCCATTCAGGACCTGCTGCCGGGCATCCTGAAGGAGTCGAAGAAGGTCGTGTTCAACGGCGACGGGTACAGCGAGGAGTGGCACAAGGAGGCCGAGCGCCGCGGCCTGCCGAACCTGAAGAACACGGTGGACGCGCTGCCGGTGATCGTCCGCAAGGACTCGCTCGAGCTGTTCACGAAGTACAAGGTGTACAGCGAGCGGGAGCTTCAGAGCCGGTACAACATCTTCGCCGAGAAGTACGTCAAGGAAGTGTCGATCGAGGCGGCGACGATGATCAACATCGCCAAGACGCTGATCCTCCCGGCGGCGCTGCGGTACCAGGGCGAGGTGGCGACCGCGGTGAACGCGACCAAGTCGGCCGGGGTGGACGCCGGCGCCCAGTTCGACCACCTGAAGGGGCTGACGAAGGCGATCACGGACTTCCAGACCGCGACGAAGGAACTGGAAACCGCGGTTCACCACAAGCACTCGGGCGAGCCCTACACCGACGCCAAGGCCATCCGGGACACCGTGTTGCCGAAGATGGTCGAGCTGCGGACCCTCGGCGACGCGCTGGAAACGATCGTGGCCGACGACCTGTGGCCGCTGCCGACCTATCGCGAGATGCTGTTTATCAAGTAA
- a CDS encoding ParA family protein: protein MRRIAVINQKGGVGKTTTTVNLAAALALAGKRVCVIDMDPQAHASTHLGVEPDGTIPSLYDVLVANKPLADVRRIVGDNLSLIPSDINLAAAEVELAGIVGREVILREAMAADEVRPTPPIGTRNAERGTRNEDPEPEGACDLPLRAPHSALGAPTGSSPYDYVLMDCGPSLGVLTLNALAAADEVFIPLQPHFLALHGLSKLLETTALVARRINPKLVVSGVVVCLYDAATKLAQEVVNDLSAFLEKSRGANVPWAKAKVFGTRIRRNIKLAECPSFGKSVFGYAPKSGGAADYAALANEVMGVTVPQVVGPLKLSVETPPAVPELPSRQTTVEPAVA from the coding sequence ATGCGCAGGATCGCGGTCATCAACCAAAAGGGCGGGGTCGGCAAGACCACTACCACCGTCAACCTCGCTGCGGCCCTTGCTCTGGCTGGCAAGCGGGTGTGCGTGATCGACATGGACCCGCAGGCGCACGCCAGCACGCACCTGGGCGTGGAACCGGACGGCACCATTCCGTCGCTGTACGACGTGCTCGTCGCGAACAAGCCGCTGGCGGACGTGCGCCGCATCGTGGGGGACAACCTGAGCCTGATCCCGTCGGACATCAACCTGGCCGCGGCCGAGGTCGAGTTGGCCGGGATCGTGGGTCGCGAAGTGATCTTGCGTGAGGCGATGGCGGCGGACGAGGTGCGACCCACCCCCCCGATCGGAACGCGGAACGCGGAACGCGGAACGCGGAACGAAGACCCGGAACCGGAGGGGGCCTGCGATCTTCCACTCCGCGCTCCGCACTCCGCACTCGGCGCTCCTACAGGTTCTTCCCCTTACGACTACGTGCTGATGGACTGCGGCCCCTCGCTCGGCGTGCTGACCCTCAACGCGCTGGCCGCGGCGGACGAGGTGTTCATCCCGCTCCAGCCGCACTTCCTCGCGCTGCACGGGTTGAGCAAGCTGCTCGAAACGACGGCCCTGGTCGCCCGGCGCATTAACCCGAAGCTGGTCGTGTCGGGCGTGGTGGTGTGCCTGTACGACGCGGCCACGAAGCTCGCCCAGGAAGTGGTCAACGACCTCTCGGCGTTTTTGGAGAAGAGCCGCGGGGCGAACGTCCCGTGGGCGAAGGCGAAGGTGTTCGGCACGCGCATCCGGCGGAACATCAAGCTCGCGGAGTGCCCGAGCTTCGGCAAGAGCGTGTTCGGCTACGCGCCGAAGAGCGGCGGCGCCGCCGACTACGCCGCCCTCGCGAACGAAGTGATGGGTGTGACCGTCCCGCAAGTGGTCGGCCCGCTCAAGCTGTCGGTAGAAACCCCGCCGGCCGTACCCGAATTGCCATCACGGCAGACGACGGTCGAGCCCGCGGTCGCGTAG
- the ybeY gene encoding rRNA maturation RNase YbeY gives MLRISVANPYEYPLEFQKLKDAARAVLEGEGVKACKVTLAFVNNAHIHRLNNQFLKHDEPTDVLTFPYTDPGAKTLEGEVVIGYEVATEYAADRQHDVGLELLLYVVHGCLHLCGFTDTDDAAARAMRAKEREYLTKLGLPDIAGK, from the coding sequence ATGCTCCGTATCTCCGTCGCCAATCCGTATGAGTACCCGCTCGAGTTCCAGAAACTCAAGGACGCCGCGCGCGCCGTCCTCGAGGGCGAGGGGGTGAAGGCGTGCAAGGTCACGCTCGCGTTCGTGAACAACGCGCACATCCACCGGCTCAACAACCAGTTCCTGAAGCACGACGAGCCGACCGACGTCCTCACGTTCCCGTACACCGATCCCGGCGCCAAAACGCTCGAGGGCGAAGTGGTGATCGGCTACGAGGTCGCGACCGAATACGCCGCCGACCGCCAGCACGATGTGGGTCTCGAACTGCTCCTGTACGTCGTCCACGGGTGCCTGCACCTGTGCGGGTTCACCGACACCGACGACGCCGCGGCGCGCGCGATGCGTGCGAAAGAGCGCGAGTACCTGACGAAGCTGGGGCTCCCGGACATCGCCGGAAAATGA
- a CDS encoding rhodanese-like domain-containing protein, with amino-acid sequence MISQIQPSELKRMIDAGLPVLLLDVRQPEEHAFCALPASLLIPLGELAGRVEEVQPAGATVIVYCHHGVRSLSGAAILQRAGIEAASLAGGIDRWSLTVDGSVPRY; translated from the coding sequence ATGATTTCGCAGATCCAGCCGAGCGAATTGAAGCGGATGATCGACGCGGGACTCCCGGTGCTGCTCCTCGACGTGCGGCAGCCGGAGGAGCACGCGTTCTGCGCGCTGCCGGCGAGTCTGCTGATCCCGCTCGGTGAGTTGGCGGGCCGCGTGGAGGAAGTCCAACCGGCCGGCGCGACGGTGATCGTGTACTGCCACCACGGGGTCCGGAGCCTGAGCGGTGCGGCGATCCTCCAGCGCGCCGGGATCGAAGCGGCGTCACTGGCCGGGGGCATCGACCGCTGGTCGCTGACGGTCGATGGGAGCGTGCCGCGGTACTGA
- a CDS encoding YceI family protein, whose product MVRTLFAAVFVAGAAFTAHAADTKYALTGDNTKLTFVGTKANGKHEGGFAKLSGSAVGAGDPTKLTIEVTIDTDSLYSDDAKLTGHLKNADFFDVKNQPKATFKSTKVEKADKGYTVTGDLTLLGKTKPVTFPATITEKDGTLSVTASFAIDRTNWGMNYGKGKIDDKVTIGIAVTAKK is encoded by the coding sequence ATGGTTCGTACCCTGTTCGCCGCCGTGTTCGTAGCCGGCGCCGCCTTCACCGCGCACGCGGCCGACACGAAGTACGCCCTGACCGGCGACAACACGAAGCTCACGTTCGTCGGCACCAAGGCGAACGGCAAGCACGAGGGCGGCTTCGCCAAGCTCAGCGGCTCCGCCGTCGGCGCCGGCGACCCCACCAAGCTCACGATCGAAGTGACCATCGACACCGACTCGCTCTACTCCGACGACGCCAAGCTCACCGGGCACCTCAAGAACGCCGACTTCTTCGACGTGAAGAACCAGCCGAAGGCCACGTTCAAATCGACCAAGGTGGAAAAGGCCGACAAGGGCTACACCGTGACCGGCGACCTCACGCTGCTCGGCAAGACCAAGCCCGTCACGTTCCCCGCCACCATCACCGAGAAGGACGGCACCCTGAGCGTCACCGCGTCGTTCGCGATCGACCGCACCAACTGGGGGATGAACTACGGTAAGGGCAAGATCGACGACAAGGTCACGATCGGCATTGCCGTGACCGCGAAAAAGTAA
- a CDS encoding DUF1501 domain-containing protein, with protein sequence MLHIGDPARLGRRDFLRVGSLALGGFSLPWLVPAARAGTKLSEAGKPVTDKSVVFLFLHGGPSQFETFDPKMTAPVEIRSATGETKTAVPGLTFGSTFPKLAQRADRLCVVRSFVPGDANHDIKTIVGKDSFGANIGSAYASAAGGSHPANGMPTNCVLFPRAVDPAAGPEQGSFGKFASHGPFPASTAPFQPDGNGHLKSDMKLHLPMDRLADRRAMLATFDTAKAGFDANVESVDVARQKAFGILLGGVGEAFDVSREDVKTVDKYDTAKRFDVSKIDKKWNNHQHYADNARTLGKLMLLARRLVERGAGFVTVTTNFVWDMHADVNNAHMTEGMGYMAPSLDHAVSTFLDDRRDRGLEDKVLLVVCGEMGRSPRLNGKGGRDHWGNLGPLLLAGGGLPQGAVIGKSSSNGGEPNSEPVRIPNLIGTIMHTLFDVGKLRVTRGISRELLAMSEYAPIRGLNG encoded by the coding sequence ATGCTGCACATCGGCGATCCGGCCCGGCTCGGCCGGCGCGACTTCCTCCGCGTCGGGTCGCTCGCCCTCGGCGGCTTCTCGCTGCCGTGGCTCGTCCCCGCCGCGCGCGCCGGCACCAAGCTCTCCGAGGCCGGCAAGCCGGTCACGGACAAGTCGGTCGTGTTCCTGTTCCTCCACGGCGGGCCGAGCCAGTTCGAAACGTTTGACCCGAAGATGACCGCTCCGGTCGAGATCCGCTCCGCGACCGGCGAGACCAAGACCGCGGTCCCCGGCCTCACGTTCGGTAGCACGTTTCCGAAGCTCGCGCAGCGGGCCGACCGGCTCTGCGTCGTGCGGTCGTTCGTTCCCGGCGACGCCAACCACGACATCAAGACGATCGTCGGCAAGGACTCGTTCGGCGCGAACATCGGCAGCGCCTACGCCAGCGCGGCCGGCGGCAGCCACCCGGCCAATGGCATGCCGACCAACTGCGTGTTGTTCCCGCGTGCGGTCGATCCGGCCGCCGGCCCGGAGCAGGGCTCGTTCGGCAAGTTCGCTTCACACGGACCGTTCCCTGCGAGCACCGCCCCGTTTCAGCCCGACGGCAACGGGCACCTCAAGAGCGACATGAAGCTCCACCTGCCCATGGACCGGCTCGCCGACCGCCGCGCCATGCTGGCCACGTTCGACACCGCGAAGGCCGGCTTCGACGCGAACGTCGAGAGCGTGGACGTGGCGCGGCAGAAGGCGTTCGGCATCCTGCTCGGCGGCGTCGGCGAGGCGTTCGATGTGTCGCGCGAGGACGTGAAGACGGTAGACAAATACGACACCGCGAAGCGGTTCGACGTGTCGAAGATCGACAAGAAGTGGAACAACCACCAGCACTACGCCGACAACGCCCGCACGCTCGGCAAGCTCATGCTGCTCGCCCGCCGGCTGGTCGAGCGCGGCGCGGGGTTCGTCACGGTCACGACCAACTTCGTCTGGGACATGCACGCCGACGTGAACAACGCGCACATGACCGAGGGCATGGGGTACATGGCCCCGTCGCTCGATCACGCGGTGAGCACGTTCCTCGACGACCGCCGGGATCGCGGCCTCGAGGACAAGGTGCTGCTGGTGGTGTGCGGCGAAATGGGCCGCTCGCCGCGGCTCAACGGGAAGGGCGGGCGCGACCACTGGGGCAACCTGGGGCCGCTCCTCCTGGCCGGCGGCGGGCTGCCGCAAGGGGCGGTGATCGGGAAGTCGTCGTCCAACGGCGGCGAACCGAACTCCGAACCGGTGCGCATCCCGAACCTGATCGGCACGATCATGCACACGCTGTTCGACGTGGGCAAGCTCCGCGTCACCCGCGGCATCAGCCGCGAACTCCTCGCCATGTCCGAATACGCGCCGATCCGAGGGCTCAACGGGTGA
- a CDS encoding DUF1501 domain-containing protein: MLRVLGHPTAACDGITRRELLRAGSLAALLPGTAGVSLASSRGAGGPPVLPGKSAPAKAVILIDLFGGPSHIDTFDPKPDAPDGIRGEFQTIPTALPGVRVCEHLPLLAARLDRLAVVRSVTHKYNSHNPYGVMTGYDGGHDQTDYFARPTNHPSVPSVCQFFGVGRGHDLPGYVMLPAFPGYSQGLRRAGPYGGYLGPKFDPVFSTADTFSGADTSSDTGFYNPDLPLTGEPRLPKIDGGLTLDALNTRRSLVQQLDAHAAGLDAQNHRVRRDAAFDLLLAPKAKAAFDLAREPLKLRDRYGRDVFGQSVLLARRLVEAGVTFVTIHTEAKPNGHWDTHENNFNMLKRLLLPFLDRAVSALVDDLRDRGMLDDTLVVVTGDMGRTPRVNGKAGRDHWPQCGFCLYAGGGTKPGVVHGATDKIAAFPVDHPVSAGDLVATAYHLVGVDPDGMVPDHTNRPQHIAHGGKPIRGVLK, from the coding sequence ATGCTCCGGGTACTCGGACACCCCACCGCCGCGTGCGACGGCATCACCCGTCGCGAACTGCTACGCGCCGGCTCCCTCGCCGCGCTCCTCCCGGGGACCGCGGGCGTTTCGCTCGCTTCCTCGCGGGGCGCGGGTGGGCCGCCCGTGCTCCCGGGAAAAAGTGCGCCCGCAAAAGCCGTCATCCTGATCGACCTGTTCGGCGGTCCGTCGCACATCGACACGTTCGACCCGAAGCCCGATGCGCCCGACGGCATCCGCGGTGAATTTCAAACCATTCCGACCGCGCTGCCGGGCGTGCGGGTCTGCGAACACCTGCCGCTCCTCGCGGCGCGGCTCGATCGGCTCGCGGTGGTGCGTTCGGTCACGCACAAGTACAACTCGCACAATCCTTACGGGGTGATGACCGGCTACGACGGCGGGCACGACCAGACCGACTACTTCGCGCGGCCCACGAACCACCCCAGCGTGCCGAGCGTGTGTCAGTTCTTCGGCGTGGGCCGCGGTCACGACCTGCCCGGTTACGTCATGCTCCCGGCCTTCCCCGGTTACAGCCAGGGGCTCCGCCGCGCCGGCCCGTACGGCGGCTACCTCGGACCGAAGTTCGACCCGGTGTTCAGCACCGCCGATACTTTTTCCGGGGCGGATACGTCCTCCGACACCGGGTTCTACAATCCGGACCTGCCCCTGACGGGCGAGCCGCGGCTGCCGAAGATCGACGGCGGGCTCACGCTCGACGCCCTCAACACCCGCCGCTCGCTCGTTCAGCAACTCGACGCCCACGCGGCGGGTCTCGACGCCCAGAACCACCGCGTCCGCCGTGACGCCGCGTTCGACCTGCTGCTCGCGCCGAAGGCGAAGGCCGCGTTCGATCTGGCGCGGGAACCGCTGAAACTCCGCGACCGCTACGGCCGCGACGTCTTCGGGCAGAGCGTACTGCTCGCCCGGCGGTTGGTGGAGGCCGGCGTCACGTTCGTCACGATCCATACCGAGGCGAAACCCAACGGGCACTGGGACACGCACGAGAACAACTTCAACATGCTGAAGCGGCTGCTGCTGCCCTTCCTCGACCGCGCGGTCTCCGCGCTGGTCGACGACCTCCGCGACCGCGGGATGCTCGACGACACGCTCGTCGTGGTCACAGGCGACATGGGGCGCACGCCGCGGGTGAACGGCAAGGCCGGGCGCGACCACTGGCCGCAGTGCGGGTTCTGCCTGTACGCCGGCGGCGGTACGAAACCCGGCGTCGTTCACGGCGCCACGGACAAGATCGCTGCGTTCCCGGTGGACCACCCGGTGTCCGCGGGCGACCTGGTCGCCACCGCGTACCACCTCGTCGGCGTGGACCCCGACGGCATGGTGCCCGACCACACCAACCGGCCCCAGCACATTGCCCACGGCGGGAAACCGATCCGCGGAGTGTTGAAATAA
- a CDS encoding DUF1501 domain-containing protein, whose amino-acid sequence MTPHELDSALTLARTRRHFFRDCGVGVGAMALGSLLARDAAAKERTDPLAPRKPHFAAKAKAVIYLFMAGAPSQLELFEPKPELNKLHGQKVPESFTKGKRFAFIKGDAKLLGSVRKFETIGQCGMDVSELLPFHKEIVDDLCWLRGMKTDVFNHGPAKCFVNTGSPQFGRPSMGAWLTYGLGAETDSLPGFVVLQSGPRGPRGGASLYGSGFLPSVYQGVPFLKGPNPILDLAPPPRVSTRDQGEFVDAVADLNKLRHEATGDPEIQTRIAAYEMAYRMQTSAPELMDLSKEARKTLDMYGAVPGKPSFAANCLLARRLVQRGVRFVQLYHTDWDHHGGSLDLTKPLETICKEIDQPCAALVKDLKQLGLLDSTIVVWGGEFGRTPMGESRETIGRDHHIDAYTMWLAGGGFKPGTVHGKSDEIGYNVVENEVHVHDLQATILHQMGMDHTKLTYRFQGRDYRLTDVHGKVVNEILA is encoded by the coding sequence ATGACCCCGCACGAACTCGACAGCGCGCTGACACTGGCCCGCACGCGGCGGCACTTCTTCCGCGACTGCGGCGTGGGCGTCGGCGCGATGGCCCTCGGCTCGCTCCTCGCGCGCGACGCAGCGGCGAAGGAACGCACCGACCCGCTCGCGCCCCGGAAGCCGCACTTCGCCGCGAAGGCGAAGGCCGTCATCTACCTGTTCATGGCCGGCGCCCCGAGCCAGCTCGAACTCTTCGAGCCAAAACCCGAGCTGAACAAGCTCCACGGGCAGAAGGTGCCGGAGTCGTTCACCAAGGGAAAGCGGTTCGCGTTCATCAAGGGCGATGCGAAGCTGCTCGGCTCCGTGCGGAAGTTCGAGACGATCGGTCAGTGTGGAATGGACGTCAGCGAACTGCTGCCGTTCCACAAGGAGATCGTGGACGACCTGTGCTGGCTCCGCGGTATGAAAACCGACGTGTTCAACCACGGCCCGGCCAAATGCTTCGTCAACACCGGCTCCCCGCAGTTCGGCCGGCCGAGCATGGGCGCGTGGCTCACTTACGGGTTGGGTGCGGAGACCGACAGCCTCCCCGGCTTCGTGGTGCTCCAGTCCGGCCCGCGCGGGCCGCGCGGCGGGGCGTCGCTCTACGGCTCGGGCTTCCTACCGAGTGTGTACCAAGGCGTGCCGTTCCTCAAAGGCCCGAACCCGATCCTCGATCTCGCCCCGCCGCCGCGGGTCAGCACGAGGGACCAGGGCGAGTTCGTGGACGCGGTGGCCGACCTGAACAAGCTCCGCCACGAAGCTACCGGCGATCCGGAGATCCAGACGCGCATCGCGGCCTACGAAATGGCCTACCGGATGCAGACCAGCGCGCCGGAACTCATGGACCTCTCGAAAGAAGCCAGGAAGACGCTCGACATGTACGGAGCGGTTCCGGGCAAGCCGAGTTTCGCGGCGAACTGCCTGCTCGCGCGCCGGCTGGTGCAGCGCGGCGTGCGGTTCGTCCAGCTCTACCACACCGACTGGGACCACCACGGCGGCAGCCTGGACCTGACGAAACCGCTGGAGACCATCTGCAAGGAAATCGACCAGCCCTGTGCCGCACTGGTGAAGGACTTGAAGCAGCTCGGGCTGCTCGACAGCACGATCGTGGTGTGGGGCGGCGAGTTCGGCCGCACGCCGATGGGCGAGAGCCGCGAAACGATCGGTCGCGACCACCACATCGACGCGTACACGATGTGGCTCGCTGGTGGCGGCTTCAAGCCGGGCACCGTCCACGGCAAGTCCGACGAGATCGGCTACAACGTGGTCGAGAACGAGGTTCACGTTCACGACCTCCAAGCGACCATTCTCCACCAGATGGGGATGGACCACACGAAGCTGACGTACCGCTTCCAGGGCCGCGACTACCGCCTCACGGACGTTCACGGCAAGGTGGTGAACGAGATTCTGGCGTGA